The following DNA comes from Corynebacterium urogenitale.
CCCGCCGCGAAAACGTGCGGAATCCACATGCTGTGCCCAAGAACTGCCAGCACGACAGCAAAGCCCACCAGGCCACCCGTGATCAGACGGCTCAGCACATGCACTCTGCACACCTCCTAAGAACTACTCGACACAACAACATTACCCGCGTGCAGTACCCTTGGGCGTTATGAGTGGAATGCGTGTGTTCGCTGGCCGTTTGGCCGGCATGGTAGTTCTTGGTCCCGATGGCGATTCCGTCGGCCGTGTCCGCGATGTCGTCATCTCGATCTACGACGACAAGGCGACAGCACTCGGAGTTGTCCTGGAACTGGCCACGAAACGCAAGATTTTCCTGCCGATGTTACGCATCGCCACCATCACTAGTGGCGAGCTCACAACCGTCAGTTCCAACGTCAACATGCGACCATTCAAAGCCCGCTCAGGGGAATTGTCCCTGATGGAGGATCTGATTGGCGCGAAGGTGCACACGGATGATCCTGAGCATCCAGAGCTACACGGCAAAGTCATTGAGATCGTTGATGTGGAGATGGAGCGCAACCGTACCCGCGACTGGCGCATCCGCCGCGTGGCAGTGACCCAGCGCTCCCGCATTGGCCGTCGCAACCCAATCACTATCCTGCCCCTCAACCATGTCCAGGGCCTCCATGCCTCCGGTACCGGGCAAGTTAATCCCGATGCCGAGCTGCTCGCATCCTTCAACGAAATGCGCAATGCGGACATCGCTAACGCCCTCCATGAACTGCCCGAGGCTCGCAGAAACAAGATCGCCTCCGAAATGGATGACGAACGGCTAGCCGATGTCCTCGCCGAGCTACCCGATGACCACCAGGCAGAGATCCTCTCCCACCTCAACATCGAACGTGCTGCGGACGTGCTCGAGGAGATGGATCCGGACGATGCTGCCGATGTGCTCGCCGAACTGCCTGAGGACAAGTCCGACGTGCTGCTGGAGCTCATGGATCCAGAGGATTCCGAGCCCGTGCGCCGTCTGATGGAATTCAACCCGGATTCCGTCGGTGCCTTGATGACGCCCGAGCCGATCATTCTTCCACCTCAATCGACTGTGGCTGAGGCCCTAGCGCACGCACGCAATCCGGAATTGCCAACCTCTTTGGCTTCCATGGTCTTCGTCGCTCGCCCGCCACAGGCCACGCCGACGGGCAAGTATCTCGGATGCGTGCACCTGCAGAAGTTGCTGCGAGAGCCACCCTCAACACAGATTGGTGGCATCCTCGACCTCGAACTGCCGGCGCTGTACGCGGAGGACACTCAGGAGACAGCGGCACGCTATTTCGCCACGTACAACTTGGTCTGTGGACCGGTCCTGGATGCCAATAATCACCTGCTCGGCGCCGTTGCAGTGGACGATTTGCTCGACCACTTGCTGCCGGAGGACTGGCGCGAGCAAGACTGGCGCGTAGGTGTGGACCCGAGCACGATCCCCGCCAACCAGCAACCCACAACCACCCCATCAACGCAGCGAAAGGAGGCCTAATCCCCGATGCCAAGTAACTACAAGACAACCGCACTGGACACACCGGTCGAAAACGTTAAGCGCAAACGTATCAACCTCGACGGCGATACCGTGGGTAAGGGTGCGGAAAGCATCGCGCGTTTCCTGGGTACCGGCAAGTACCTGGCGTATCAGACGATTTTCGTTTCAGTATGGGTGATCGCCAATATCCTCATGATGAGCAACGCGTGGGATCCCTACCCCTTCATCCTCCTCAACCTGGCGTTTTCCACCCAGGCTGCCTACGCTGCGCCGTTGATTCTTCTGGCACAGAATCGTCAGGACGACCGCGATAAGGTGGCGCTGAACGAAGACCGTCGCCGCGCTGCCGAGACGAAGGCGGATACGGAATTCCTCGCCCGCGAGCTCGCTGGAGTGCGCATCACTGTGGGCGAGACCGTCACTCGTGACTATCTACGCCGCGAGCTGGATGATCTCAACCACCTGCTGCAGCGGATCGAGGATAAGCTCGAGGACCGCCATCACGACGATAAAGCCCTCCATGACAGCATTTCCGACGAAACTCAGGACTCTCCGCGCACCTAGAGCTCCACGCCGCTGCCTGTCGTAACTAAAACTTTCACCCAGCCGCCCTCGGGGGCTGGGTTTAGTGCTATCGGTCGCTGGGTTACACTAGAGCAATCATGTCGACTGTCACAGAATCCGCTGTCCGCAGCGCGCTCTCCCGCGTAGAGGATCCCGAACTCAACCGCCCCATCACGGAGCTGGGCATGGTGAAATCCATCGAGATCAACGGCTCCGATGTTGCCGTTGAAATTTACCTCACCATCGCTGGCTGCCCGATGAAGAACCACCTCGTTGAGGCAACGCGCAACGCCACGCTCGGTGTCGAAGGCGTGGAAAACGCCACCGTTACCACGGATGTCATGAGCGACGAGCAACGTCGCGAGGTCCGTATGAAGGTGCGTGGCAATGCCGCCGATCCCGTTATTCCTTTTGCTCAGCCGGACTCCACCACGCGCGTGTACGCCGTGGCTTCCGGTAAGGGCGGCGTAGGCAAGTCGAGTGTGACTGTGAACCTGGCCGTGTCTCTGGCGCAGCGAGGTTTGAAGGTTGGCATCATCGATGCTGATATCTACGGTCACTCCATCCCTCATCTGATGGGCTCCACCGACAAGCCACACCAGGTCGATGAGATGATCATGCCGCTGCA
Coding sequences within:
- a CDS encoding magnesium transporter MgtE N-terminal domain-containing protein; the encoded protein is MSGMRVFAGRLAGMVVLGPDGDSVGRVRDVVISIYDDKATALGVVLELATKRKIFLPMLRIATITSGELTTVSSNVNMRPFKARSGELSLMEDLIGAKVHTDDPEHPELHGKVIEIVDVEMERNRTRDWRIRRVAVTQRSRIGRRNPITILPLNHVQGLHASGTGQVNPDAELLASFNEMRNADIANALHELPEARRNKIASEMDDERLADVLAELPDDHQAEILSHLNIERAADVLEEMDPDDAADVLAELPEDKSDVLLELMDPEDSEPVRRLMEFNPDSVGALMTPEPIILPPQSTVAEALAHARNPELPTSLASMVFVARPPQATPTGKYLGCVHLQKLLREPPSTQIGGILDLELPALYAEDTQETAARYFATYNLVCGPVLDANNHLLGAVAVDDLLDHLLPEDWREQDWRVGVDPSTIPANQQPTTTPSTQRKEA
- a CDS encoding DUF1003 domain-containing protein, whose product is MPSNYKTTALDTPVENVKRKRINLDGDTVGKGAESIARFLGTGKYLAYQTIFVSVWVIANILMMSNAWDPYPFILLNLAFSTQAAYAAPLILLAQNRQDDRDKVALNEDRRRAAETKADTEFLARELAGVRITVGETVTRDYLRRELDDLNHLLQRIEDKLEDRHHDDKALHDSISDETQDSPRT